A single genomic interval of Shewanella psychropiezotolerans harbors:
- a CDS encoding MipA/OmpV family protein → MSNNVNKMSVRIIRAILLTLMIIPGVSAASDIASSVSGGVEDRLADGGYFELGVSVYGVNKVDIRQIDHQSVEPSLLISGMYQYKGLFVEMIHQSQDGINLGFNFWNSENWSLDLLLANLQSSRSRPEGVDPSMLDEADRNAYLMSEDSWYVGAGFRATRYWGDRYVFQYRLVSDYYDGQGISSTARLGTSWQVRNWNFHALGSIEYSSATLNRHFFSVSDEEATELFPEYQPGSSFSYGMELGVAYPLSESFVFRAMYRLNVLSNEVTDSPFNQTGYVSFFNASISYVF, encoded by the coding sequence ATGAGCAATAATGTGAATAAAATGAGCGTGCGTATTATTCGAGCAATTCTCTTAACCTTGATGATTATTCCAGGAGTTTCAGCTGCGTCAGACATTGCCAGCAGTGTCAGCGGTGGCGTAGAAGATCGCCTTGCCGATGGCGGTTACTTTGAACTCGGTGTCAGCGTTTATGGCGTCAATAAAGTCGATATCCGCCAAATAGATCATCAATCTGTGGAACCTTCGCTGTTGATCAGTGGTATGTACCAGTACAAAGGGCTCTTTGTGGAGATGATCCACCAATCTCAGGATGGAATTAACCTAGGATTTAACTTCTGGAATTCGGAAAACTGGTCCTTGGATCTACTGCTAGCCAATTTGCAAAGCTCCAGGAGCCGCCCGGAAGGTGTGGATCCCAGCATGCTTGATGAAGCCGACCGCAACGCCTACCTGATGTCGGAGGACTCCTGGTACGTAGGTGCTGGTTTCCGCGCCACCCGCTATTGGGGGGACCGCTACGTTTTCCAATACAGATTGGTGAGCGATTATTACGATGGTCAGGGGATATCGAGTACCGCCAGATTGGGGACATCCTGGCAGGTTCGTAATTGGAATTTCCACGCACTAGGCAGCATAGAATATTCATCAGCCACTTTGAATCGCCACTTTTTTAGCGTCAGCGACGAGGAAGCTACTGAGCTGTTCCCCGAATATCAGCCAGGCAGTTCCTTTAGTTACGGCATGGAGTTGGGAGTGGCTTATCCTCTGAGTGAGAGTTTTGTATTCCGTGCCATGTATCGCCTTAACGTGCTGTCCAATGAAGTGACTGACAGCCCCTTTAACCAAACTGGCTATGTGTCGTTCTTTAACGCCTCTATCAGTTATGTGTTTTAG
- the tsgA gene encoding MFS transporter TsgA encodes MKNKISLTILSFLANFIMAGFATQFGMLIEPIASKFAANVNEVASIFSLLNGGALAGTIAAFFLIEKIGVKRMTLLSYLCIALSAAALHFTSSLNVVMIAMTIIGLCGGVGLCIAGTIVVSVWKDKIQSTMLVVQDATFNVAGVVFPLITTYALSHALSWSYSYLAVGLVALGTAMMAMMTNFDLCESKSENSNETASGGEKSEWNFSIISAGIGLFLGMLALYTFLTWAPMFVKQKFDIPFEEAGNIITQYWSAALVGALISTLIVSRVKIQHFLMGMMTLALIITSLIVTTDKLEWMSYLTYGYGFACAALYNAFIAYGVSFVKQASSKNVSYILISGSAGAMFSPAISSMFESVIGLQTVMYAIPVIYAIILGMLVMSRRQAAENSLAMA; translated from the coding sequence ATGAAAAACAAAATTTCCTTAACCATTTTAAGCTTCCTCGCCAACTTTATCATGGCGGGCTTTGCGACTCAGTTCGGCATGTTGATTGAACCTATCGCCAGCAAGTTTGCAGCAAACGTCAACGAAGTCGCTTCGATCTTCTCTCTGCTCAACGGGGGCGCGTTAGCCGGGACCATAGCCGCCTTCTTCTTAATTGAGAAGATAGGCGTCAAGCGCATGACCTTACTCAGTTACCTTTGTATTGCCTTAAGTGCTGCCGCACTTCACTTCACCTCGTCACTCAATGTGGTGATGATTGCCATGACCATTATCGGTCTGTGTGGCGGTGTTGGACTCTGTATTGCCGGCACCATCGTGGTGTCGGTGTGGAAAGACAAAATCCAGAGCACCATGCTCGTTGTACAAGACGCTACGTTCAATGTGGCTGGCGTGGTCTTCCCACTCATTACCACTTATGCACTTAGCCATGCACTGTCATGGAGTTACAGTTACCTTGCGGTAGGATTAGTGGCGCTGGGCACGGCTATGATGGCCATGATGACTAATTTTGACTTATGCGAAAGTAAAAGTGAAAACTCGAATGAAACAGCTTCAGGCGGCGAAAAATCGGAGTGGAACTTCTCAATCATCAGTGCGGGTATTGGTTTATTCCTAGGCATGTTGGCGCTTTATACCTTCCTGACCTGGGCACCTATGTTTGTTAAGCAGAAGTTTGACATTCCCTTCGAAGAAGCCGGTAACATCATCACCCAATACTGGTCAGCGGCCCTTGTCGGCGCGCTCATTTCGACACTTATCGTGTCCAGAGTGAAGATCCAACACTTCCTGATGGGCATGATGACCTTAGCCTTAATCATCACCAGTCTCATTGTCACCACAGACAAACTGGAGTGGATGAGCTATCTGACCTATGGCTATGGTTTTGCCTGTGCAGCCCTCTATAATGCCTTTATCGCCTACGGGGTGTCATTTGTGAAACAGGCCAGCAGTAAGAATGTGTCTTACATCTTAATCAGCGGTAGCGCTGGCGCCATGTTTAGCCCGGCTATCAGCTCCATGTTTGAATCCGTGATAGGTTTGCAAACTGTGATGTACGCCATCCCCGTCATTTACGCCATCATTTTAGGCATGCTAGTTATGTCTCGTCGCCAAGCGGCAGAAAACAGTTTAGCCATGGCTTAG
- a CDS encoding GNAT family N-acetyltransferase: MTELKLLIRNMTADELVLALKWALAEGWNPGLNDAALFYRADPNGFFVGELEGEIVAVGSAVTYGKDFAFCGLYIVAPEHRGKGYGLALTKHRLAYCGERNVGIDGVLENVEIYQRIGYQPYYQNRRYQKLASYRSQSIEAITVLDNNVSSTELNTINLYDRQCFPANRETFLKAWMTQSDGLTLVYRSEGKISGYLVRRPCIEGYKVGPLFADNADIAGVLLNQAQSGIEGETLILDVPENNPAAVALAEREDMQVVFATVRMYQKGMPNIDNGKIFGITTFELG, from the coding sequence ATGACTGAATTGAAATTACTGATCCGCAATATGACTGCCGATGAGCTGGTGTTGGCGTTGAAGTGGGCCCTAGCCGAGGGCTGGAACCCTGGTCTTAACGATGCGGCTCTGTTTTACCGAGCCGATCCCAATGGCTTTTTTGTCGGTGAGCTAGAGGGGGAAATTGTCGCGGTAGGCAGTGCAGTAACCTATGGTAAGGACTTTGCTTTTTGTGGACTCTATATCGTCGCACCAGAGCATAGAGGCAAAGGTTACGGCTTGGCACTCACTAAGCACAGGTTAGCTTACTGCGGTGAGCGTAATGTTGGCATCGATGGCGTGCTTGAGAATGTCGAAATATATCAGCGTATCGGTTATCAGCCTTATTACCAGAATCGCAGATATCAAAAATTAGCTTCATATCGTTCTCAGTCAATTGAAGCCATTACTGTCCTAGATAACAATGTGAGCAGTACTGAGTTAAATACCATTAACCTCTATGACCGCCAATGCTTTCCTGCAAATCGTGAGACCTTTCTAAAGGCTTGGATGACTCAGAGCGATGGATTGACGTTAGTTTACCGCTCAGAGGGGAAAATCAGTGGGTATTTAGTCAGACGCCCTTGTATCGAAGGCTATAAAGTCGGGCCGTTATTTGCGGATAATGCTGACATTGCGGGCGTGTTATTGAATCAAGCTCAGTCAGGTATCGAAGGGGAAACTCTCATTTTAGATGTGCCTGAAAATAACCCCGCCGCCGTTGCTTTGGCTGAACGTGAAGATATGCAGGTGGTGTTTGCAACAGTGCGCATGTATCAAAAAGGGATGCCAAATATCGATAATGGAAAGATATTTGGCATCACTACGTTTGAGCTTGGTTAG
- a CDS encoding multidrug effflux MFS transporter gives MKTMPNLWLILALVMFPQVVETIYSPALPHISQAFGVTAQTASQTISVYFIAFAFGVLVWGRLSDTIGRRKAMLLGLVTYGVGATLAIFATSFEALMLARIISAFGAATGSVVTQAMLRDCYQGTELTKVFSVITMGVSISPVIGLLSGGIIVTHFGYSGIFCSLLMLAITLWLLALITLSETNPKVNANAESVNPQKIGVFQLAKQMSRDSSLWCNAGLIATFNIMLYSYYSLGPFIFNDLGMTSTEFGYSGIVLPIGTILGSMLNKRLISKGWQSHHLISAASVLALTCAFGVWLLRSDLLFLIPMVGMLLCSGMALPNIMSQALVNYRHAVGTAGALFGLTYYLLFGAGLALTGILQNLGMVLILSAGLSCLLSVKLNLGTVARKQCQDS, from the coding sequence ATGAAAACAATGCCAAATCTCTGGCTTATATTAGCCTTAGTGATGTTTCCACAAGTTGTCGAAACCATCTATAGCCCGGCTCTACCTCATATTTCACAGGCGTTCGGGGTAACAGCCCAGACCGCTTCACAAACCATATCTGTGTACTTTATCGCTTTTGCCTTCGGGGTACTTGTCTGGGGAAGGCTGAGTGACACCATAGGTCGTCGAAAAGCCATGCTGCTTGGATTAGTCACCTATGGCGTGGGTGCCACACTGGCTATTTTTGCAACCAGCTTTGAGGCGCTGATGCTGGCAAGGATCATATCGGCTTTCGGTGCGGCCACAGGCTCAGTCGTGACTCAGGCCATGCTAAGAGATTGCTACCAGGGAACCGAACTGACGAAGGTATTCTCGGTGATCACCATGGGCGTTTCGATCAGTCCGGTTATTGGATTATTGAGTGGCGGCATCATAGTGACTCATTTTGGCTATAGCGGGATATTCTGCAGCTTGCTGATGCTAGCCATCACACTCTGGCTGCTTGCCCTTATCACGTTATCCGAGACCAATCCGAAAGTGAATGCTAACGCCGAGTCAGTAAATCCCCAAAAAATTGGCGTTTTTCAGCTGGCCAAGCAGATGAGTCGAGACTCGAGTTTATGGTGCAACGCCGGTCTGATCGCAACCTTTAATATCATGCTATATAGCTACTACTCGCTCGGTCCCTTTATCTTTAATGATTTAGGCATGACATCGACCGAGTTTGGCTATAGCGGCATCGTGTTACCCATAGGAACGATACTGGGCAGCATGCTCAATAAGCGCTTGATATCGAAAGGCTGGCAGTCACACCACTTGATCTCTGCCGCCTCAGTTCTGGCCTTAACTTGCGCCTTTGGCGTCTGGTTACTCAGGTCTGATCTCTTGTTCCTAATACCTATGGTAGGTATGTTGCTTTGTAGTGGCATGGCTTTGCCCAATATAATGAGTCAAGCGTTAGTAAATTATCGACACGCGGTTGGCACAGCTGGCGCCTTGTTTGGGTTAACTTACTACTTGCTGTTCGGTGCGGGTCTTGCGCTCACTGGGATATTACAAAATCTGGGGATGGTACTCATCTTGAGTGCAGGCTTATCTTGCTTACTCAGTGTAAAACTAAACCTTGGCACTGTTGCAAGAAAACAGTGCCAAGATAGCTAA
- a CDS encoding Crp/Fnr family transcriptional regulator: protein MQLKPLSKGRFQSLWEQEHDEIEQIMLECISETKLVPAHQKLMRQGQKVDSLILVKHGRISMGYTARNGRCFQLGTMVCDSQLFGEMEFFSDYKCQLDIVAEDDVEIEVICGDKLQQALIKQPMFALFFASAIAVDYQDTVDILTRRMLYPIAYNIAYDLYHQYLDDLPVDGFTKCYLEAERFATTDRVYRRAVKKLEELGLIHKDKEEGIVISNLEGLKAYLE, encoded by the coding sequence ATGCAACTAAAACCTCTGTCTAAAGGGCGATTCCAATCACTTTGGGAACAGGAACACGATGAAATTGAGCAGATCATGCTCGAGTGCATCAGTGAAACTAAGTTAGTTCCGGCACATCAAAAACTGATGCGGCAGGGGCAGAAAGTGGATTCGCTTATCTTAGTCAAGCATGGCCGGATCTCTATGGGCTATACGGCCCGCAATGGTCGCTGTTTTCAGTTAGGCACTATGGTGTGTGATTCTCAACTGTTTGGTGAGATGGAGTTTTTCAGTGATTATAAGTGTCAGTTGGATATCGTGGCCGAAGATGACGTCGAAATTGAGGTTATCTGTGGTGATAAGCTGCAGCAGGCGCTCATCAAGCAGCCTATGTTTGCCCTGTTTTTTGCCAGTGCCATCGCCGTCGATTATCAAGATACCGTCGATATCCTGACTCGCAGAATGCTGTATCCCATCGCCTATAACATAGCTTACGACCTCTACCATCAATATTTAGACGATCTGCCTGTAGATGGCTTCACTAAGTGCTACCTGGAGGCTGAGCGTTTTGCGACGACAGATCGTGTGTATCGCCGTGCCGTCAAGAAGCTTGAGGAATTAGGCCTGATCCACAAGGATAAGGAAGAGGGGATAGTGATAAGTAATCTAGAAGGACTGAAAGCCTATCTTGAATAG
- a CDS encoding sensor histidine kinase, with product MAKFIPPLFARLYLGIILALGGSVFITLSFSYEALEQSDLLDFNADTDYIFNEISVALENNDVDPEQYIQSLPKTLLTFDIKWQETWDGAPECNICEYLYTSDNSLIYNLDDERLLAVYPLDNAKGAILISDQYHFFDGTHSEVDDEIKLQNLAILWQQHPEDILPVILLFVAIFAISAPLYFPIRQLQKQINQLIDTNDKFGRGELMVRASPKLSEPVKALATSFNQMAESITETVKENQIFAQAVPHEMRTPLSRIQLATGLLRKSSTQPQQVALLDNIDTYIDDIDELTKQVLTFSKLNAAIDEDKSIGKQVIKLEPYLDERIAQLNQDQTKKVILYCHQQELECDPAYLRLMFDNLVKNAIRYAKSTVIISVEIKEDLDTSKTLIGKSSEWILSKWKVSKWKAASKRVNQADTQLIITVADDGPGIAKEDFDTIFIPFSRLDKSRNQQTGGLGLGLAIAKAATKRMSGELSMSSNSAGGASFSCRIPSGYSLKNNS from the coding sequence ATGGCTAAATTTATTCCTCCCCTATTCGCCCGCCTCTATCTGGGGATAATACTCGCTCTGGGCGGCAGCGTATTTATCACTTTATCATTTAGCTATGAAGCTCTGGAACAAAGCGATCTACTAGATTTTAATGCCGATACCGATTACATTTTCAATGAAATATCTGTTGCTTTGGAAAACAATGATGTTGATCCAGAACAATATATTCAGTCCTTGCCAAAAACTCTGCTTACTTTCGATATAAAATGGCAAGAGACATGGGATGGCGCTCCAGAATGTAATATATGTGAGTACTTATATACCAGTGATAACAGTTTAATCTACAATCTCGATGATGAAAGATTGTTAGCCGTTTATCCCCTGGATAATGCTAAAGGTGCGATACTTATCAGCGACCAATATCACTTTTTTGATGGTACACACTCTGAGGTCGACGATGAAATAAAGCTGCAAAACTTAGCCATCTTATGGCAACAACATCCGGAAGACATACTCCCAGTGATACTGCTCTTTGTAGCCATATTCGCGATAAGTGCCCCCCTCTATTTTCCTATCCGACAATTACAGAAACAGATAAACCAGCTTATCGACACCAATGATAAATTTGGTCGCGGCGAGCTTATGGTACGCGCCTCCCCCAAGTTATCAGAGCCAGTGAAGGCCTTGGCGACGAGTTTTAACCAGATGGCTGAATCAATTACCGAAACCGTGAAAGAGAATCAGATATTCGCACAGGCCGTACCCCATGAAATGCGTACTCCTCTGAGCCGCATACAACTGGCCACAGGCCTGTTACGAAAGAGCAGTACCCAGCCACAACAAGTCGCCCTACTCGACAATATCGATACCTATATAGATGATATCGATGAGCTCACCAAACAAGTACTGACTTTCTCTAAACTCAATGCCGCAATTGATGAAGACAAGTCCATAGGCAAGCAAGTCATTAAACTCGAACCCTATTTAGACGAGCGTATAGCTCAGTTGAATCAGGATCAGACCAAGAAAGTTATCCTCTATTGTCATCAACAGGAGCTGGAGTGCGACCCTGCCTATCTCAGATTAATGTTCGATAACTTAGTTAAGAATGCCATCAGATATGCCAAGTCCACCGTGATCATCTCTGTTGAGATTAAAGAGGACTTAGATACGAGTAAAACCTTAATAGGGAAAAGCTCAGAGTGGATACTCTCAAAATGGAAAGTATCAAAATGGAAAGCCGCCAGCAAAAGAGTGAATCAAGCCGACACACAGCTCATCATCACAGTGGCAGATGATGGCCCGGGTATAGCGAAGGAAGATTTCGACACCATCTTTATCCCCTTCTCCCGCTTAGACAAGAGCCGAAATCAACAAACCGGCGGTTTAGGCCTAGGCCTAGCTATCGCCAAGGCCGCGACCAAACGCATGTCCGGTGAGTTGAGCATGAGTAGCAACTCGGCAGGGGGGGCCAGTTTCAGCTGCCGTATACCAAGTGGCTATTCACTCAAAAACAATAGCTAG
- a CDS encoding response regulator transcription factor, translating to MVKAHILIIEDDLEISRLTAMYLEAENYETKIVNDGLLAVDTIKRYKPDLVILDLMLPGLDGIEICRQSRSFYFGPILVLTACADDMSEVSLLKLGADDYLTKPIRPHVMVARIDALLRRVGNQPPSTEVIAIGQLRLDTATREVNLGRLKPVLTEAEYDILLLLASNPGNIVSRDDCCRSLRGIDYDANDRSVDMRISGLRKKLGDISSPYKLILTVRNKGYMLVNG from the coding sequence GTGGTAAAAGCGCACATACTCATCATAGAAGATGATTTAGAGATCTCACGATTGACCGCCATGTATCTGGAGGCGGAAAATTATGAGACTAAGATTGTCAATGATGGCCTACTCGCAGTCGATACCATTAAGCGCTATAAGCCTGATCTGGTCATACTCGATCTCATGTTACCCGGCTTAGATGGTATCGAAATATGCAGGCAATCCCGCAGTTTCTATTTTGGACCCATACTCGTACTCACTGCCTGCGCCGACGATATGAGCGAAGTCAGCTTGTTAAAACTGGGGGCCGATGATTATCTGACAAAACCCATACGCCCCCATGTGATGGTTGCGCGCATTGACGCTCTCCTCAGACGGGTTGGCAATCAGCCTCCGAGTACGGAAGTGATAGCGATAGGCCAGCTAAGGCTTGATACCGCCACGAGAGAAGTCAATCTTGGCCGACTCAAGCCTGTGCTCACAGAAGCGGAATATGACATCTTACTCCTGCTAGCCTCGAATCCTGGCAATATCGTCTCCAGAGATGACTGCTGCCGCTCCCTGCGCGGCATAGATTATGACGCTAATGACAGATCTGTGGATATGCGAATTTCAGGCTTAAGAAAAAAACTTGGCGATATCAGCTCACCTTATAAGCTTATCTTAACTGTGCGTAACAAGGGGTATATGTTAGTCAATGGCTAA
- a CDS encoding AraC family transcriptional regulator has product MAILNSDCAAEVLASLDDFEAQVVGIASGVGNYDSGVHSHKKAQLLYAPTGCITIALEQMQYVLPPTKAAWIPAGIEHCARMQMREVVTCRSLYFDTASFIDLPDKIKIIGVNDLFKQLIERMSLWPWDMPAEQQKNLLSLFIEELLVAPEEMLPLPIPDDPRLKPWLAQVMSGETLPQPLNQMAKRIGASEKTISRIFIRQTGMPYQAWRQQWRLHGAIVRLAEGRSISEVAFSLDFSSDSAFISFFRQHMGETPNRFINA; this is encoded by the coding sequence ATGGCGATCCTAAACTCAGATTGTGCAGCAGAGGTGTTGGCAAGCTTAGATGATTTTGAGGCTCAGGTGGTCGGTATCGCATCTGGGGTGGGAAATTATGACTCAGGCGTACATAGCCATAAGAAGGCCCAGCTGCTCTATGCGCCCACAGGGTGTATAACCATAGCTCTGGAGCAGATGCAATATGTATTGCCACCGACCAAGGCCGCCTGGATCCCCGCAGGAATAGAGCATTGCGCCAGAATGCAGATGCGTGAGGTGGTGACATGTCGCTCCCTATACTTCGATACCGCCTCCTTTATCGATTTGCCTGACAAGATCAAAATCATCGGCGTTAACGATCTGTTTAAACAACTGATTGAGCGTATGTCTCTGTGGCCCTGGGACATGCCAGCCGAGCAACAAAAGAACCTACTGTCCCTGTTTATTGAGGAGTTGTTGGTTGCGCCGGAAGAGATGTTACCTCTGCCTATTCCTGATGATCCTCGTTTGAAACCTTGGCTGGCACAAGTGATGTCTGGAGAGACCTTGCCCCAGCCATTGAATCAAATGGCCAAAAGGATTGGTGCCAGTGAGAAAACCATTTCGCGTATCTTCATCAGGCAAACCGGGATGCCTTATCAAGCTTGGCGCCAGCAGTGGCGGTTACATGGGGCAATAGTCCGACTCGCCGAGGGTCGAAGTATCTCGGAAGTGGCTTTTTCTCTGGATTTTTCCAGCGATAGCGCCTTTATCAGCTTTTTTCGGCAGCATATGGGGGAGACGCCCAATCGGTTTATTAACGCTTAA
- the deoD gene encoding purine-nucleoside phosphorylase yields MTAHISGKKGDFAETIIMPGDPLRAKYIAETFLDDAVEVTKIRNMLGYTGFYKGQRISVMGHGMGIPSMVLYAHELINDFGVKRIIRVGSLGATQKDVKLHDVILAQAAGTDSPTNAKRSSGYQMATSATFELLHKAYMSALDKKISVKVGNIFSGDMYYDPDEDMIPALERFGVLGVDMEVAGLYGLAHQHGIESLAILTVSDHCLTGEETSAQERQLSFNQMIELALETACG; encoded by the coding sequence ATGACTGCACATATCAGCGGTAAGAAAGGCGACTTTGCCGAAACCATCATCATGCCAGGTGACCCACTGCGAGCGAAATATATTGCCGAGACCTTCCTAGATGATGCTGTAGAAGTAACCAAGATTCGTAATATGCTGGGCTACACAGGCTTCTACAAGGGTCAACGTATCTCTGTGATGGGTCACGGCATGGGGATCCCTTCCATGGTACTTTACGCCCATGAGCTGATTAATGATTTTGGCGTGAAGCGCATCATACGCGTGGGAAGCTTAGGCGCGACCCAAAAAGATGTGAAATTGCACGATGTGATTCTGGCCCAAGCTGCGGGCACCGACTCTCCAACCAATGCTAAACGTAGCAGCGGCTATCAGATGGCCACATCGGCCACCTTCGAGTTGCTTCATAAAGCCTATATGTCGGCATTAGATAAAAAGATCAGCGTCAAGGTAGGTAACATCTTCAGTGGCGATATGTACTATGACCCGGATGAAGATATGATCCCGGCCTTAGAGCGTTTTGGCGTTCTGGGAGTCGATATGGAAGTGGCTGGACTTTATGGCTTAGCCCATCAGCATGGTATCGAATCTTTAGCCATTCTGACAGTGTCTGACCACTGCTTAACCGGCGAAGAAACGTCGGCACAGGAGCGTCAACTATCATTTAATCAGATGATAGAGTTGGCCTTAGAGACGGCTTGTGGCTAA